ctccttcaattactttgagagcataacctctctcacaagacaataatgtctgtcacaaaactcaataatcaaaagcctCTCTTTTAACCCTGGACTCtaaccttatttatattaattaattcccgcccatctcttattaaatattcctctaaaatatatctgcatttaatataaatatccttatatttaatatttaatatgaatatcccaatatttaatataaatatctctccgtATATTATTCTAgcatatatccttaattataaatatcttatattgaatatttccctaaatatatatttatttactctaattaacttatactatatttatttagtctaattaacttatactaaatattctttctgctcatatactttccaacccttattattaccccTATCGTAACATGTGGGGTCTGTTGGTTCTTCATAGAGACCAGAAGCTACAAATGCCCTTGTATGTTTTCTAATTCGGTTTTCTATTGCATTaagctaaataaaaataatcagacttcaaaaaaagaaatagtGTAAAATGGTAATGATTTAGTTAGGAGTCATACTATACATCACATACCCTATCCTCCATTCTATCATACATGAATTTACAACACGGTTTGAGTCCTGATCCATGACTGACCAATGAACACCTTTCACGTTGTGGAACTCTTCTGacaacatcatcttcatcattctCGGTATACTCGTGATGAGGTTCCTGCTTCCCATTCTCTACACTAGGGAGAGTGTTGATGCTAAATTTCACTGAAAACCTATCTGTTCGCTTTGAAAAGGGTGTTATTAGTTTTGATTTTGATGCTTTCCCAGAAGATAAAACATTCTCTTACATTAAAGATATTGGATCAGTTGAAGAAGATAAAGATCATGATGGTGATTTATTGGAGTTCCAGGAGTATCGTCCTTtgtatcatcatcattatttaaGTACCTgcataaaatgatttcttaacTAACATCAAGCAGTTCTTCCAGCCTCGTCAACTATTACATAACCATACAGGATATAGAGAAAAACAAACACCAATTGAACCAGTGTACATGGTATTATATCCCAAAACGCATGTgcctttatattaaaaaaaaggtagagaaaatatcaaacaCAATTCCAAGGAAAAAAGGGAAGCTGGTTGACAACAAATTGAagtttgaaaatatgagatCAAAAGATCATTTTCAATCTGCAAGTGTTTATTCAGTTGAATGTACATGCCTTTGAGACGTGTGAAATGGGAGACTTGTTATAAAGGAGAGTCAAATCATCTGCGGAAGGTGGTTCAATAAAGCAATTTCTGGCAGTGGTTCCACAAGCTTCTACATAACACCAATCAGGGATATCTGTTGTTCCAATCATTAGTGCAAGGTTACAAACAGGATTGATTGCAGCCGCTGCTACTTCACGTCGCGCTCTTCCTTCTGCCAGTGTACCAAACACTGCAAGCCCCCTGTTCTTTTTGTCGGCCCATCTCTTCACAGACTCCATTGTTCTCTCCAGGGTATTGATTCTTCCATTTGCCCTTCCTTCCAAAGCCTTCATCCTTCCTTCCAATACTAGTCCGTTTGGTTCAGGTAGTTTTCTCACGCTCGGTTCTGGTCGTCTCCTCCCGTTCGGCTCGGTAAGTCCTCTCTCTATAGGTTCCGTCCGTTCTTTCACGTTCGGATCCAGCAGTCTGCTATCGTTCGGTTCTGGCCGTTCGCTCATGTTCGGATCCGTTAGTCCACTATCGTTTGGTTCCAGCAGTCCCTTCCCATTTGGAGCTTGGACTTCATGGCGTATTCCACTCAACTCTGCCTTCAACCTCCTTAGGGAGAACTCCATGTTCTTTATTCTCTGCTCCATGCTCTCCAGTTTCCCTTCAACTGCATTTATTCTTCCCTCCATGATGTCTTTCACTCGTCTCTATtaggatccggcaggtcggaccaattgttacgtacctgagtacgtaAACTAGCCAAATACAACCTTTCACACTCTCTCACACGTAACAGAACAATAAACGAATGATATtggatgaatgaatctcttttattgatggtaatatctgaataaacaaggataaacaataattgggagcataacctccttcaattactttgagagcataacctccctcacaagacaataatgtctgtcacaaaactcaataatcaaaagcctgTCTTTAACCCTGGACTCtaaccttatttatattaattatttcccgcccatctcttattaaatattcctctagaatatatctgcatttgatataaatatccctatatttaatattcaataatttatataaatatctctatatttaatataaatatctctatatttaatataaatatctctccgtATATTATCTTAGcacatatccttaattataaatatcttatattgaatatttccctaaatatatatttatttactctaattaacttatactatatttatttactctaattaacttatattatatttatttactctaattaacttatactaaatattctctctgctcatatactttctaacccttattattaccccTACCTTAGGTCGTAACAAAAGGTTTTATAAGCTATACGTGGTCATAATGAGTTTCCTTATGGGTGTTGACAATGACATTTATTTCTCTAGAAAAGCAGTCCGAGTAGtgcaaacttttaaaaaatataaattaagatgCATATGGAGAATGAAAGACTTGTGTCCAGGAAATTTTATCGAAGTATAATTATTCAGAGTCCTTATAGCATAACAAAAAATTGACCAGCCTTTCACTTTCAACTCCTCAGCGTTTACCATTATGAAGTCTAACTAAACCCTAAACATCCTTCTGTTCACAATTCCCATAATTCATTTCAATTTCTAAATTCCTATTACAGACAGGTATCCACATTTATTTCCCATTCCAATATCAGACTGAGTATTTTTTACTTCACGGGGAAGCTATTTAAACTTCATATATGCTAacattctctttattttctctgGTATCTAGTTTTTTTCTACTGTAAACTTGCTTCCTTTTCTAAGGATTCAAATGATAGGATCTACAACCAATCCTCTTTGACAGGTACTTCGAGCTAATGAAGTCAATTAAGCTTGTTTTGCATAAAAAAGGCAATAGTCTTACATCTTTTTTATGAGTTAAAAGCATAAATAAGTTTCATGTCCTCAATATGTGACCAACTTTTGTTACCAATAATTTCTCTTTTCAAATTAGGTacctaataatttaaaatatttaagtttatgatGTTAGTTCCATCTCTCTTGACATAACAATACTGAACCAAACTAATGATTGGAAGTTCAAGAGTATTTTGGCTACCTGTAATTTACAATCAGCAAGCTGTATCCAACTGTAGATAGAAAAGCCAAATACTTAGAAAAGTATGACAAAGAGACGTCTTGGGGCCCTCCATGAAGGATCACAATTAACGGATCAAATTCAATCTTGGTATTGGTTTTAGAAGACACAAATATAGCTTCAAAAGGTTTTGTAGCacctgaaattaaaattaaaatagatagATATAATAGTCAATTGACTGGTCAATAAATTTGAGAAGATTTATTGATAGGGCGTAATTAATAAGTGTGTTCCTGAAGTACTGTATCACCAAATAAGTGGTTGAATTGTACAAGACAATCTTCATCAATTTATCAAGTCAAATATTTTCAATAGTCACATACCACAAAGTTCTTTTATGCTCTCTGTTAAATGGTTGTTTATACATAGCCCCCTTATAGTGAACATATAAACTAAAGCTTCATTTCTACTTTCTTGTTTCTTTGTCAATAAAATCAAGATTTTATGCAAGATATAATACATAGTATTATCTTCATGCACCAATCAAAAGCTAACTTTTGTTCATTTTCCCTTTTAGGAGAGGACATGGTGGGGACAGTGCATGTTGGGGAGAGTGGAGGGAACAATCACAGTATGATTTTCAATAGTGAATTTAGTCCCATATGTTTAAATTTCATCACATGAATCAGATTAATTCACCTCATTATTGACGAGCAGTATATGGATTGAATTTCATAAATCTAATAGATACCTTATCAGTTGGATTCTGAGAATACACAGATACAAATTAAAGCATATCTGAAATTTCATTAAGTCATTCAACTTAGCACTGAATATCCACGAGAAAGAAACCGGAATAACTTGAAAACCTTTTGTTTGACCAGCATGAGCATCCTTAACTGAGATCCTCAGTATACCAGACTGGAGAGAGGACAGCAAAGATCTAACCTGCAGCCAAAATCCTATGATTCGCTTCTAAATAGAATGACATATGTTTGCAACAATGATTTCTGATAATATCTGACAAGAAAATAGAACAAACCTTGTCAGAGCATCTGAATATGGGACTGGATATATTTGACCAACTCCATGTAGTATTGTTTGTCTCCTTCTTAATGGCCTTTCCATACCTTATTTGAGCAAAATCAACCGGACTACTGGAAACTGCAAAAGGATTAACAAAGAAAAACGATAAAACATATTCCTCCACTTCAAAAGTCCCAGGTATTGACAAATTGAGCAGTTGTTTTTACTGGCAACAATATTGTTCCCATCCAGCGTAAGAAGATTCCACGAGAAATTTGGATCTACAGGGCTGATATGTACTATCTCCCCACTATAATGTGATGAAAAAAGAATTGATAATAAAGAATACACAACCTTTGATAAATGGAATAAAAAACATTCCTGTTGTTATTTACTTACCTCAGCACATTCACTGAGAGCAGAACTTCACTGCTGTGCCAGATGGATGATATAATCATTGTGCAATTGTCAGATAACCAAGGATTACTATGAATAATGGTACAATAAAGCCCAGGGAAGCAACCGTCTTCAGCGCACATCACAACAGGAATCTCCAAAATTGATTGAAAAGACTGAGTTATTAACCGAAAACAATATGCACTAATTGACATATGCTTAGATCTCACTAAGAGAAGGGGTAggatgaagaagagaaaagaatctTATTTATAGCACCAAGTATCAtatgatgttttgttttgtaaaatagCAAGGATCCTCAATACTAACATAAACAATCTGAAAATCACAAATGAAAAACTACATGGTCTATGTGATCCAACAACTTAGACTTGAATCCAGTGTATTTAATAAATGAACTAGATGAGAAAGTAACAAAAAGGTTCACTCTATGTTATTAAAGAATCATTAAAATCAAACTGGCCACATAGGAAGATCTTACCATGTCGTCAATTTTGGAAGATTGGAAAGGTTTTCCATTAGTTAGCCAATCAATTCTGTGAAGTGAATTTGTAGCATTATGCACTCCAGAGTCCACAGCACTTCTTGCAGATAAAAACACAAGAAGTTTTCCATCTGGACTGGTGGAAAATTCATGAACAACGGTCAGAATATTAAGAACATGTTACGTACCCGAGTACGTGAACTTGCCACTCACACCCTTTTACACTCCCACAGATACTAAACAATGGAATTTGACGGAATAAAACACTTTATTAACTGGAAATATTGGTATCACAATAAACAACCAATAATTGGGAGCAGGGTCTCCGTCAGTTACCTGAGAGCCTAACCTCTCTTACAAAACTCCTTAATCAAAAAACCTCCCCTAAACCCTAGGTTCCTCCTTTGTTAATACTAATTACTCCTTCCCAAAAAGGTAaagaataatagtaattatgcctatttattataattatttggtAAGAATATTTCTatccttatttactatatttactTCTATAATATCCTGAGGTACATCCTTTGAATTTCCCGCCTATCCTAACTGTTGTCAGTTAGAACGCTCGTTGTTGCTTCCACTCGCTTAGAATGCTCGTCGTCGCCCCACTCGCTCAtccctctttttctcttcccCCTACCGTTCGGCCATCGTGCTCCCCCCTTTCAGCCCTCGTGCTTCCTTTCAACCGTTCAGCCCTCGTGCTTCCCCCTTTCCACCGTTCGGTCATCGTGCTCCCCCCTTTCAACTGTTCGGCCACAGTCCTCTACCGTACGGACCCCCTCTCTCTCTCCTATATCTTCTTCTCTCGTAAACTCGCCAGCCCCTAACATTACCCACCTCCTGaagatcaaccttgtcctcaaggttgaagtctGGATATTGATCTCGGATGGTTATGGCATCTTCCCATGTTGCCCCGTCCGGTCCTCCCTTTTGCCACTCGATCAACACTTCCTGCCGTTCGTCCTCTCCTTGTTGCACCTACCTTTTATCCAGAACTCTGATCGGCCAGGGAGACGGTCCCTCCATCTCTAAGTCTATGGGTAACTCTTTCTCCACACTGTTCTCCCCCACGGCCTTCTTTAATTGCGACACATGGAATACTGGATGTATCCGCGCGGCTTCGGGTAGTTGCAACTTAAATGCCACTTCTCCTATCTGTTGTATGACCAGGAAAGGTCCAAAATACCGAGCGGCTAGTTTAGAATGCAGTGTGGACGGCATCGACGTCTGTCGGTGGGGTCTGATCTTTAGATACACCCAATCTCCCACCTCCACATTGGATGGTCTTCTTGCCTTGTCGGCTTGCCTCACCATTAATTCTTGAGCCCTGGCTAGATGAATTTTAGCTGGTTGAGTGCCTCATCCCTCATCTGTAACTCCTAGCAGACGACTTCAACTAAGGTTTCCCCCGGAACGAACCTGTGCAGTGAGGGAGGAGACCTCCCATATACGGTTTCAAATGGGGTGCATCTCGCCGACTCTTGATAGCTGGTATTATACCAATATTCCGCCCAAGGTAGTACTATGCTCCATCCCTTTGGTTGTTCTGAGCAGAAGCATCTCAGATAACCCTCCAATACCCTATTCACGACCTCAGTCTGTCCATCAGATTCAGGATGATAGGCGGTGCTCATCTTCAGTTGAGTTCCTTGTAATTTAAACAACTCCTTCCAAAAATTACTCAGGAACAGTGGATCCCAGTCACTCACGATAGATATTGGCACCCCATGCAACTGGACAATCTCCTTTACAAACACTTCAACTACGGTTCAAGCAGAATAGGGATGTTTTAGTGGTATGAAGTGTCCATATTTGCTGAGGCGGTCTACCACTACCAGCACAACATCATACCCGTGGGACTTGGGCAACTTAACGATAAAATCCATGCTTATCTCCTCCCAAATGGCGTTGGGTATGGGTAAAGGTTGCAACAACCCCTGCGGAGAGGATGACAGATATTTATGTTTTTGACATACCAGGCAGCTTGCAACAAAGTCAGTTACGACTTTCTTCATTCCTACCCAATAAAGAGATTGCGCCACCTTGCGATAAGTCTGATATATCCCTAGGTGTCCTCCTGTTTGCGTGGTATGAAACTCGGCTATCAACTTGGGCACCCAGGCCGATCGGGCAGACAACACTAGCCTCCCCTTATAGTGTAACCTCTCGTGTTCCAGAGTGAACGAGGGATGTGAGTTGGGGTCTTTTCCCAAATCTTCTATCACCTTCTTTAACTCTTCATCTGCCTCAACTTCTTCCAAAATCTCCCTGAAGTCTTGCCAGTAAGGTCTGGCCACAACCCTCAATTCCTTTTCTTCCTGTGGATCATCCTCTTCCTTCCGTGATAGGGCGTCTGCTACCTTGTTGGTGACACCTTATTTGTACACAATTTCAAAGTCATAACCCAGGAGCTTCGCAATCCAATTCTGCTGATTCTGAGTGGTGATGCGCTACTCCAAAAGGTACTTCAGGCTCCTTTGATCGGTGTGAACCACAAACCGTTGTCCCAAGAGGTAGGGCCTCCAGTGTTGTATGGCTAAAACCAACGCCATTAATTCCTTCTCATATATCGATTTACTCAATGACCCCTCGGATAAACCTTTACTAAAGAAAGCTATGGGTTTCTTTCCTTGCATGAGTACCGCTCCTACCCCTCTTCCTGATGCATCACACTCAATGTGGAAAGGCTGGTCAAAATCAGGTAGAACCAACACTGGTGCAGTGGTGATGGCCTTCTTTAACCTTGACATAGCTTCCTCTGCTTGCTCCGTCCATGTAAACTGCCCCTTTTTAAGAAGGTCGGTCAAGGGTTTGGCAATCTTCCCATAATCCTTCACAAACCTCCTATAGTATCCTGTCAGACCCAGAAATCCCCTCAAAGCCTTCACTGTCTTAGGTTTTTCCCAGTCTATCACGGCCCTTACTTTGTCTTCGTCCATTTCTACACCCCTCGCGGATATCCGATGTCCCAAATAGCCTATTTGAGTTTTGCCGAACTCACATTTTTTTCTGTTGGCCACCCACCTATTGGCCACGAGTTCCCTTAGCACCGTCCCCACATGCTCTAAGTGCTCCTTCCAGAATCGGCTATACACcaatatatcatcaaagaacACCAGTACGAATTTCCGTAGGTAGGGCTGCATCAGGCTGTTCATTGCACTTTGGAATGTGGCTGGTGCGTTGGTGAGACCGAACGGCATCACCATGAATTCGTAGTGACCCTGGTGCGTCCGAAAGGCCGTTTTCTCTCTGTCTCCATCTCCCATTCGGATCTGGTGGTAGCCTGACTTCAAATCCACCTTCGAAAAATATTTGGCCCCTCTCAGTTCTTCTAGCAATTCCTCTATCAGTGGGATACGGAATTTGTCGGGTACCGTGGCTCGGTTAAGGGCCCTATAATCCacatttagttttcttttattactgCAATCCACTACATCAAGGACCAAGTATGGGAAATGTTGAAAACTGAGTTCTTAGAATCCCATCTATGAAACTATATACAAACAGTagacaaatacaaaaaaaaattaacattttagtgaatttaaataggtttaatattattttgacatcaatatttattgaaattattcaataaaatcttttaatttattttgatgaatgTAATGCttatatttattagaaagaatctatatttattatatgttaaattgaaGTTGGTACTATTTAAATGATAAGAATGCTAAAATATATATGTCAGATTGAATAATTGAATCACATTATTATCCACTAAACAAATTACTACcgatttaattaaaagaatcataaaaaaaattagaagattACAATAcataatttgataatatgaaCAAAACGGTATTAACGATTTAATTAATGCTTTTAATCAAATTCAACCCAAAATACAACAGAGAAAAATTGCAAATGCGGATAGACTAACGGCagcgaaaaaaaaaaactagaaatgAAAACGGCGTCGTCGCATTACCAAGGGTTATTCACAAACTCACTCGTACTGCTCTAGTTTGAATTGAGCGTGGAACTGGAATGTGGGGGCTTCTTCGAACTAGAACGTGTTTGCGATATTCAAAGgcccttcttcttcatcaaccatggaagaagaaggtagGGTTATGTTCTTTGTCCGCCGTTGACGGCCGTAATTGCCTTCTGGATCTGCCGGAGATCGAGAAGGTTCTGATGGATATCAAAGCTGACGACGTTAAGGTGATACCGGTTCCCAAGCACTGCGATTGGGCCGATTTCATGGTTCTCGCCACTGGCAGGTCCACCTGGCACGTCAAGAACATAGCCCAAGCCCTAATTTACAAGGCACCACACCCTCCTTCCTTCGTCCTTTTTATCGCTATATTTGCATTATTGATTTTCGATTGAAACTCAAgtggttttcatttttgttttccttcCGACTTATGTATATTTGTGTAATTAACCAAGCCAAACAGAAATAGAGAGGAACTGAACGAATGATGCTACCAAGTGTAGAAGGGGAAGAGGGAGGAAAGTGGATAGTCATTGACTCTGGTATCTCGTGCTTTTGTAATCATTTTTGTGTTCATTTTGTTGAGTTTAGAAAATGCATTAGGGGTCGTTTGGACAATCTTCTTCAATAGATAGTTTTTTTcggttaaaattaatttatacatatcCAAATTTGTAGAATTGTTCTTATATaactttttgttttggtttttttttttatcttttactttgtgCAATGAGCTAATTTAACTTACcttctcttttttaatttttctcaccTAAAGTcattttgaagaaatttgtcTAAACAGAACTCCAAGTAAAGAAAATTGCAGTAGCGATAATGGCTGATAACAGATACAATGTCATGAATTAACATCTTGATTGCATTTGCTAAATGTTCTGTTCTTTTAGGAATGTTAGGTATTCACAGGCCTTtccaataattaatatttacgaAGAACTAGTTTACTATCTTTAATGGGGTCTTCTTTTTCAGAGAGGTCTATTCCATCCACACAATAGATGTTGTGTGATGTTATAAATTAGTAAACCAATATGCAGATACTGGTTGAAACTCACATCAGAGAGCTACTGATGCAGTTTAAGTGGAGACTTATACTCTATCCTAGCTAATTGATCTACCTCTGTGACAAATTACTAGTTCGTTAGTACTAGAAAGTTGTTAAATT
The Vigna angularis cultivar LongXiaoDou No.4 chromosome 5, ASM1680809v1, whole genome shotgun sequence genome window above contains:
- the LOC108318940 gene encoding acylamino-acid-releasing enzyme 2-like; translated protein: MIPVVMCAEDGCFPGLYCTIIHSNPWLSDNCTMIISSIWHSSEVLLSVNVLSGEIVHISPVDPNFSWNLLTLDGNNIVAISSSPVDFAQIRYGKAIKKETNNTTWSWSNISSPIFRCSDKVRSLLSSLQSGILRISVKDAHAGQTKGATKPFEAIFVSSKTNTKIEFDPLIVILHGGPQDVSLSYFSKYLAFLSTVGYSLLIVNYR